The following are encoded in a window of Clarias gariepinus isolate MV-2021 ecotype Netherlands chromosome 8, CGAR_prim_01v2, whole genome shotgun sequence genomic DNA:
- the ccnj gene encoding cyclin-J, giving the protein MELEGQWWKGQLAGDIYHALRYKELRLPVYKGQSPQLNLRRYFADLIAIVSNRFRLCPAARHLAVYLLDLFMDRYDISVQQLHMVALSCLLLASKFEEREDRVPKLETLNSLACMSSMNLVLTKQGLLHMELLLLENFHWNLYLPTAAHFIEYYLSIAVSETDQLDGWPMACLEKTSLYMNKYADYFLEVSLQDHAFLRFVPSLVAAACVASSRVILRLAPTWPPRLQRLSAYAWEQLLPCVERLLLAHDSDVKEANKQKGQLQQPGPQSGQATYPAQSQSTTVAQYVQRPTLQYTQQSCQPLLVSGHTSNTYLCHNGSLQTSSGPSHGQAQPQTISVPVDTTIKMPSMSYHMNSVYTCTAPCFNR; this is encoded by the exons ATGGAGCTGGAGGGCCAGTGGTGGAAAGGCCAGCTTGCTGGAGATATTTACCATGCTCTACGCTACAAG GAGCTGAGGTTGCCTGTATACAAAGGTCAGTCTCCGCAGCTGAACCTTAGGCGCTACTTTGCAGACCTCATAGCCATAGTGAGCAACCGGTTCAGGCTGTGTCCAGCAGCTAGACACCTGGCCGTGTACCTGCTGGACCTCTTCATGGACCGATATGACATCTCTGTGCAGCAGCTCCACATGGTGGCTCTTTCCTGCCTACTTTTGGCCA GTAAATTTGAAGAGAGAGAAGACAGAGTGCCGAAGCTAGAAACTCTCAACAGCCTTGCTTGTATGAGCTCCATGAACCTGGTGTTGACCAAACAGGGCCTGTTGCACATGGAGCTGCTGCTCCTAGAGAACTTCCACTGGAACCTTTATTTACCCACAGCTGCCCACTTCATCGAGTATTACTTGTCGATTGCAGTCAGTGAAACAGATCAACTTGATGGCTGGCCAATGGCATGCTTAGAGAAGACATCGTTGTATATGAACAAATATGCAGATTACTTCCTCGAAGTCTCTTTGCAAG ACCATGCATTTCTGCGATTTGTGCCATCATTGGTAGCTGCTGCCTGTGTGGCTTCATCTCGGGTAATCCTGCGTTTGGCTCCGACCTGGCCGCCTCGTCTGCAGCGCCTGTCCGCCTACGCCTGGGAGCAGCTACTGCCCTGTGTGGAGAGACTGCTTCT TGCCCATGATAGTGATGTGAAGGAAGCCAACAAGCAAAAAGGTCAGCTACAACAGCCTGGTCCACAGTCAGGACAGGCCACGTATCCAGCGCAAAGCCAGAGTACCACAGTAGCCCAGTACGTCCAAAGGCCAACCTTGCAATACACCCAGCAGAGCTGCCAACCTCTGCTGGTCTCAGGTCACACCTCAAATACGTACCTGTGCCACAATGGTTCACTGCAGACGTCTAGTGGCCCATCACATGGACAAGCACAGCCACAGACTATCTCTGTACCAGTGGATACTACAATTAAGATGCCGAGCATGTCCTACCACATGAACTCTGTTTACACGTGCACAGCACCGTGCTTTAACAGGTGA